The Deltaproteobacteria bacterium genome has a window encoding:
- a CDS encoding MaoC family dehydratase N-terminal domain-containing protein, whose product MAIAPDAKGRSYGPFRYEVGAEKLREFALAVGGGVPSSSFSAADAPADMQRLYVDADYAKTTQHGSLVAPPTFCVVFNIRPFAAAVRDPQNQVNFLMLVHGEQEYEFLEPVKPGDVLTTTGKIEEAYSRSGKDFLTVVCESVNQRGQLAVRGTYTAVIRS is encoded by the coding sequence ATGGCCATCGCTCCGGATGCCAAGGGTCGAAGCTACGGGCCGTTCCGCTACGAGGTGGGCGCCGAGAAGCTGCGCGAGTTCGCGCTCGCGGTGGGCGGCGGCGTGCCGTCCTCCAGCTTCTCCGCCGCCGACGCGCCCGCGGACATGCAGCGGCTCTACGTCGACGCCGACTACGCGAAGACCACCCAGCACGGCTCGCTGGTGGCGCCGCCCACGTTCTGCGTGGTCTTCAACATCCGCCCGTTCGCGGCGGCGGTGCGCGACCCTCAGAACCAGGTGAACTTCCTGATGCTGGTGCACGGCGAGCAGGAGTACGAGTTCCTGGAGCCGGTGAAGCCCGGCGACGTGCTCACCACCACCGGCAAGATCGAAGAGGCCTACTCGCGCTCGGGCAAGGACTTCCTCACCGTTGTCTGCGAGAGCGTGAACCAGCGCGGGCAGCTCGCGGTACGCGGCACGTACACCGCGGTGATCCGCAGCTAG
- a CDS encoding MaoC family dehydratase: MRKLSDFQVGEPFSLERHCDPYRPIYYAAASGDFNPIHIDPEVGKQAGLDGVILQGLCTMAWAAEAAVRLFDDPTRLKKLRVRFSRPVKPGDTITFQGKVTAIDGNSVRAELSGKNQRGEDVLTKGIAIGVIEEG, from the coding sequence ATGCGCAAGCTCAGCGACTTCCAGGTGGGGGAGCCCTTCAGCCTGGAGCGGCACTGCGACCCGTACCGGCCCATCTACTACGCGGCCGCTTCCGGCGACTTCAACCCCATCCACATCGACCCGGAGGTCGGCAAGCAGGCCGGCCTCGACGGCGTCATCCTCCAGGGCCTGTGCACCATGGCCTGGGCGGCCGAGGCGGCGGTGCGGCTCTTCGACGACCCCACCCGCCTCAAGAAGCTCCGCGTCCGCTTCTCGCGGCCGGTGAAGCCCGGCGACACCATCACCTTCCAGGGCAAGGTCACCGCCATCGACGGCAACTCGGTGCGCGCGGAGCTCTCCGGCAAGAACCAGCGCGGCGAGGACGTGCTCACCAAGGGCATCGCCATCGGCGTCATCGAGGAGGGCTGA